The Malassezia japonica chromosome 5, complete sequence genome contains a region encoding:
- the LAP2 gene encoding leukotriene-A4 hydrolase (COG:E; COG:I; COG:J; COG:O; COG:V; MEROPS:MER0002281; BUSCO:EOG09262C5Z; EggNog:ENOG503NV5N) has protein sequence MWTPPAPDAVPAPVQGKIRDIHSLANFNELCPEHMHLDWTVDWDKKRIHGTVTHTLRVLQEGTTHATFDTSYLKIGDVLVDGKPADSVELQPRRNALGEPLVIGFGARSADAKVTVQIAYSTTDECTALGWLAKEQTHAKKLPFLYSQCQAIHGRSLLPCMDTPSRKVTYTASVTSTIPVLMSALQNGEPKDVEEGGKVYKFKQPVAIPSYLVAIVGGELTFRSLGPRTGVWAEPPDADAVQWEFEADAERFLEQAEKLVSPYSWTRYDSVVLPPSFPYGGMENANLTTLTPSLVCGDRSATDVLLHELCHSWSGNLTSCVNWESFWLNEGWTVYLERLLLQKVHGEEEGPAHRGFSYIIGARGLKDALAGFSGTPRFQRLMPEYEEGEDPDDAFSTIPYDKGSNFLLHLERVVGGLDVFVPYVKAYFHAFYNRAVSTEQWKEHLFAYYSGNPEIIAKLEQVDWNGWLHGEGLDLPVRMEYDDTLARDAYKLADRWVKAVDQSKSRAEVADKFGPQDMEGWNANQKVVFLEALHSDKALPKFAIEWLDEAYELAGAANSEVNLRFFELALAAKNSGYEERAAEWVSTQGRMKYCRAIYKALYKANPELARKTFKEHKSFYHPIAAAMITKDMERTDAPTKTPILAVVGSTGAGKSQLAVEMAEYVKRSGDAEIVSADSMQTYEGLDVITNKAAPEEMRDIPHHLMSFLEPGHEYDITQFMSDATRLCEDMQRKETVPVLVGGTTYYIQHLLFPGRLVSASESEMPEQKENKELEAEVARLPDTQRALWEALDAPNANATPPVESPELWALLNALDPESASRWHYRDHRKVYRSLRILKDTGTRQSEWVHAQDASSGEEASPPSFGERRLFFWVWSERSVLCERLDARIGKMVERGLLDEIRTLRAIASQARDPVDYTRGIYQAIGYKEFDAYLSHCDAGGEGERGKALFHDAIAQMQVATRRYAKRQTSWIRNQLLPEIHRAQEKGEEVYIYVLDASDPSQWDDRVHKPAEAITQAATELLAGAKRTQGSLERNQMYTCDVCTSDPERPFRVRENEREKHLQSRTHRYALKRRTRQTWIAEHKEHGEQTRKEREAQRKESTQ, from the exons ATGTGgacgccgcctgcgccggatGCTGTTCCGGCACCCGTGCAGGGCAAGATCCGCGATATCCATTCGCTGGCCAACTTTAACGAGCTGTGCCCCGAGCACATGCACCTCGACTGGACGGTCGACTGGGACAAGAAGCGTATCCACGGAACGGTTACGCACACCCTGCGCGTCCTCCAGGAGGGTACGACGCATGCTACCTTTGACACGTCGTACCTCAAGATCGGTgacgtgctcgtcgacggcaaGCCGGCCGATAGCGTCGAACtgcagccgcgccgcaATGCGCTGGGCGAGCCGCTGGTGATTGGCTTTGGTGCGCGTTCTGCGGATGCCAAGGTCACGGTGCAGATCGCCTACTCGACCACCGACGAGTGCACCGCGCTCGGCTGGCTGGCCAAGGAGCAGACGCACGCCAAAAAGCTTCCCTTCCTCTACTCGCAGTGCCAGGCGATCCACGGCCGTTCGCTGCTTCCCTGCATGGACACTCCGAGCCGCAAGGTGACGTACACGGCTTCGGTCACGTCGACCATCCCCGTGCTCATGTCGGCCCTGCAGAACGGCGAGCCGAAGGACGTCGAGGAGGGCGGCAAGGTGTACAAGTTCAAGCAGCCTGTCGCCATTCCCAGCTACCTGGTCGCGATCGTGGGTGGCGAACTGACCTTCCGCTCGCTTGGTCCCCGCACCGGTGTCTgggccgagccgccggATGCCGATGCCGTTCAGTGGGAGTTTGAggcggacgccgagcgcttccTGGAGCAAGCCGAGAAGCTTGTGTCGCCCTACTCGTGGACGCGCTACGACAGTGTCGTGCTCCCCCCGTCGTTCCCGTACGGTGGCATGGAGAATGCAAACCTCACCACGCTCACGCCGAGCCTGGTGTGTGGCgaccgcagcgcgaccgaTGTGCTTCTGCACGAGCTGTGCCACTCGTGGAGCGGAAACCTCACCTCGTGTGTGAACTGGGAGTCGTTCTGGCTTAACGAGGGCTGGACGGTctacctcgagcgcctgctcctccAAAAGGTAcacggcgaggaggagggACCTGCCCACCGTGGTTTCTCGTACATCATCGGTGCGCGTGGCCTAAAGGATGCGCTGGCCGGTTTCTCCGGCACGCCTCGCTTCCAGCGCCTGATGCCCGAGTacgaggagggcgaggaCCCGGACGATGCTTTTAGCACCATCCCCTACGACAAGGGCTCCAACTTCCTCCTGCActtggagcgcgtcgtcggtggTCTGGACGTGTTCGTGCCGTACGTCAAGGCGTACTTCCACGCGTTTTACAACCGCGCAGTGAGCACGGAGCAGTGGAAGGAGCACCTCTTTGCGTACTACTCGGGCAACCCCGAGATTATTGCCAAGCTTGAGCAGGTTGACTGGAATGGCTGGCTCCACGGCGAGGGCCTCGACCTGCCGGTGCGCATGGAGTACGACGACACGCTTGCGCGTGACGCCTACAAGCTTGCCGACCGCTGGGTCAAGGCTGTGGACCAATCCAAGTCGCGCGCTGAGGTGGCCGACAAGTTTGGACCGCAAGACATGGAGGGCTGGAATGCGAACCAAAAGGTCGTCTTCCTCGAGGCTCTGCACAGTGATAAGGCCTTGCCGAAGTTTGCGATCGAgtggctcgacgaggcgtacgAGCTGGCGGGCGCGGCTAACAGCGAGGTGAACCTGCGCTTCTTtgagctcgcgcttgcggcgaAGAACAGCGGTTAtgaggagcgcgcggccgaaTGG GTCTCGACGCAGGGTCGTATGAAGTACTGCCGTGCGATCTACAAGGCGCTCTACAAGGCGAACCCCGAGCTGGCTCGCAAGACGTTCAAGGAACACAAGAGCTTCT ACCATCCGATTGCGGCGGCGATGATTACCAAG GACATggagcgcaccgacgctCCAACGAAAACGCCGATTCTGGCTGTGGTCGGCAGCACAGGCGCAGGCAAGTCGCAGCTCGCTGTCGAGATGGCAGAATACGTGAAACGGTCTGGCGACGCAGAGATTGTCTCGGCAGACAGCATGCAGACCTACGAGGGTCTGGACGTGATTACCAACAAGGCAGCGCCGGAGGAGATGCGCGATATACCCCACCACCTCATGAGCTTCCTCGAGCCGGGGCACGAGTACGACATTACCCAGTTCATGTCTGATGCAACGCGTCTG TGCGAGGACATGCAGCGCAAAGAGACAGTGCCGGTGCTCGTGGGCGGCACGACGTACTATATCCAGCACCTCCTTTTTCCTGGTCGCCTCGTCTCTGCCAGCGAGAGCGAGATGCCGGAACAAAAGGAGAAcaaagagctcgaggcagaggtcgcgcgcctcccTGATACTCAGCGTGCTTTGTGGGAGGCACTCGATGCGCCAAACGCCAATGCGACGCCGCCTGTCGAGTCGCCCGAGCTCTGGGCGCTACTCAACGCTCTGGACCCCGAGAGTGCAAGCCGCTGGCACTATCGAGACCACCGCAAGGTGTACCGTAGCCTGCGCATCCTCAAGGACACGGGCACACGCCAGTCCGAGTGGGTGCATGCGCAGGACGCATCCAGCGGAGAGGAagcgtcgccgccgtcgtttggcgagcgccgccttttTTTCTGGGTCTGGAGCGAGCGGAGCGTGCTATGCGAGCGCCTAGATGCGCGTATCGGCAAGATGGTTGAGCGCGGTTTGCTGGACGAGATtcgcacgctgcgtgcgattGCGAGCCAGGCACGCGATCCTGTGGACTACACGCGCGGCATCTACCAGGCTATCG GATACAAAGAGTTTGATGCCTACCTTTCGCACTGCGACGCGGGAGGCGAGGGGGAGCGAGGCAAAGCACTGTTCCACGACGCAATTGCGCAGATGCAGgtggcgacgcggcgttATGCCAAGCGCCAGACGTCGTGGATCCGTAACCAGCTCTTGCCGGAAATCCACCGCGCTCAGGAAAAAGGCGAGGAAGTGTACATCTACGTCCTGGATGCGAGCGACCCCTCGCAATGGGACGACCGCGTGCACAAGCCTGCAGAGGCCATCACACAAG CAGCgaccgagctgcttgcTGGTGCGAAGCGGACGCAAGGCTCTTTGGAGCGCAACCAGATGTACACGTGTGATGTGTGCACGAGCGACCCCGAGCGCCCGTTCCGGGTGCGTGAGAACGAGCGGGAGAAGCACCTGCAGTCCCGCACGCACCGCTACGCGCTCAAGCGCAGGACACGTCAAACGTGGATTGCCGAGCACAAGGAGCATGGCGAGCAGACACGCAAAGAACGTGAGGCACAGCGCAAAGAATCTACACAATAG